A genomic window from Paramormyrops kingsleyae isolate MSU_618 chromosome 23, PKINGS_0.4, whole genome shotgun sequence includes:
- the olah gene encoding S-acyl fatty acid synthase thioesterase, medium chain has translation MEKVINCFNRQPGAAVRLLCFPWAGGGSIHYARWGNLLHSSIEVYSIKLPGREARVKEHFFGSMQEVVDEVVSALLPALQEKPFALFGHSFGAMTCCAVAEHLKRVHNIEPVHMFLSGVSAPYSETRLQAPKKSRLSDEDFLHWMKVAGGTPSEILADPEIVKLFLPVLKADLHIVENFKISRPDHPFLSCPVSCFDGTEDSPHDLEAWRDITSGEFNIQMLPGSHFYLKNKPNEKVLLDYIMKHLETAEMDYL, from the exons ATGGAGAAGGTGATCAACTGTTTCAATAGACAGCCCGGAGCCGCAGTGAGGCTGCTGTGTTTTCCCTGGGCCGGTGGCGGATCCATTCATTACGCCCGCTGGGGAAACCTGCTTCACAGCTCTATTGAAG TGTATTCCATTAAGCTGCCTGGGAGGGAAGCCAGAGTGAAGGAGCATTTCTTTGGGAGCATGCAGGAGGTTGTGGATGAGGTTGTCAGCGCACTGCTACCAGCACTGCAGGAGAAGCCCTTTGCGTTGTTTGGCCACAG TTTTGGAGCCATGACCTGCTGTGCAGTTGCTGAACACCTGAAGAGGGTACACAATATTGAACCTGTGCACATGTTCCTGTCTGGAGTCTCTGCTCCCTAT TCAGAGACACGACTTCAGGCTCCTAAGAAAAGCAGACTCTCTGATGAGGATTTTCTGCATTGGATGAAGGTTGCCGGGGGAACTCCATCAGAAATCCTGGCAGATCCTGAGATTGTAAAATTGTTCTTGCCTGTCCTGAAAGCCGATCTTCACATTGTGGAAAACTTCAA GATTTCAAGACCTGATCACCCTTTTCTCTCATGTCCCGTGTCCTGTTTTGATGGAACTGAAGATTCTCCTCATGATCTAGAAG CCTGGAGGGACATTACGAGTGGAGAATTCAACATACAAATGCTTCCTGGATCCCATTTCTACTTGAAAAATAAACCCAATGAGAAAGTCCTGCTGGACTACATAATGAAGCACCTTGAGACAGCCGAAATGGACTACTTataa